The Schistocerca piceifrons isolate TAMUIC-IGC-003096 chromosome 5, iqSchPice1.1, whole genome shotgun sequence genome has a segment encoding these proteins:
- the LOC124798915 gene encoding secreted RxLR effector protein 161-like yields the protein MSKPTATTNKVFEEFKTHLEIVVDNPWYFVGLEIKQNHESKKLFVCQNGYISGLLEKFNMNRCKPYAKSTDCSLELYLGPCPANEDKKSMENIPFHVAVGGLMFVATVTSPDIMSCFSQISRFLNNPGSEHWTADKHILKYLKGTRGKGFKSCGNKLKLHFYSDPDFTGDNDTRRSTTNYVNVLTSGPVLWISCRQTCVAISMTETGYIAGSDTAAVCYYL from the coding sequence ATGAGTAAACCAACAGCAACTACAAATAAAGTATTTGAAGAATTCAAAACTCATTTAGAGATTGTGGTTGACAATCCCTGGTACTTTGTAGGATTGGAAATCAAGCAAAATCATGAAAGTAAAAAACTATTTGTCTGCCAAAATGGCTACATTAGTGGCCTCTTAGAGAAATTCAACATGAACCGTTGCAAGCCCTATGCAAAATCCACTGACTGCAGTTTAGAACTGTATTTAGGACCGTGCCCGGCAAATGAAGATAAGAAATCTATGGAAAATATTCCATTTCATGTGGCTGTAGGTGGATTGATGTTTGTTGCCACAGTGACAAGTCCTGATATAATGTCTTGCTTCAGTCAAATAAGTCGGTTTCTTAACAACCCTGGATCTGAGCACTGGACTGCAGATAAACACATCCTAAAGTACCTTAAAGGTACAAGAGGCAAAGGTTTTAAATCCTGTGGTAATAAGCTTAAACTTCATTTTTATTCAGATCCTGATTTTACTGGAGATAACGATACTCGCCGTTCAACAACGAACTATGTCAATGTACTGACCAGTGGACCAGTTTTATGGATATCTTGCAGGCAAACATGTGTTGCCATATCTATGACAGAAACAGGGTATATTGCAGGATCTGATACAGCTGCTGTGTGTTACTATCTTTGA